Proteins encoded within one genomic window of Cucumis sativus cultivar 9930 chromosome 3, Cucumber_9930_V3, whole genome shotgun sequence:
- the LOC101207073 gene encoding transport inhibitor response 1-like protein — protein MRVDKAEMSEDEDRAQSLDLGIEAAAESANKTRNCSGGDGEEVGGSGSVENILHNVLENVLHFLTSRRDRNAASLVCKSWYRVEALTRSELFIGNCYAVSPRRVTSRFSRVRSVSIKGKPRFADFNLMPHNWGAHFTPWVAAMAKSYPWLERVYLKRMSVTDDDLALLADSFPGFKELVLFCCEGFGTSGIAVVAARCRHLRVLDLIDSDVGDDEVDWISCFPEKETCLESLIFECVEWPINFEALERLVSRSPSLKKLGVNRHVSIAQLYQLMIRAPRLTHLGTGSFNTLEAVIHGESEPDYASVFAACNSLVCLSGFKDVLPDYLPCIYPVCANLTTLNLSYANITPEQLKPAIRHCHKLQTFWALDSICDEGLQAVASTCKELRELRVFPFDAREDVEGPISEVGFQAISEGCRKLQYILYFCQRMTNAAVVAMSQNCQDLVVFRLCIMGRHQPDHKTGDPMDEGFGAIVINCKKLTRLAISGLLTDRAFSYIGKYGKLVRTLSVAFAGNSDLGLKYVLEGCHRLQKLEIRDSPFGDIALHSGLHHYYNMRFLWMSDCKLSRGGCQEVAKAMPHLVVEAMRNEIEEVDYLPQVEDLDNHVRLLYMYRSLEGPRDDAPEFVDIL, from the exons ATGAGAGTGGACAAAGCAGAAATGTCTGAAGACGAGGATCGGGCTCAATCTCTAGATCTGGGTATTGAGGCCGCCGCCGAATCCGCTAACAAAACCCGTAATTGTAGCGGCGGCGACGGCGAGGAGGTTGGTGGGTCTGGCTCAGTGGAGAACATTCTCCACAATGTTCTTGAGAACGTGCTTCATTTCCTCACTTCACGACGTGACCGGAACGCGGCTTCACTAGTTTGCAAGTCGTGGTATCGTGTTGAGGCCCTCACTCGATCCGAACTCTTCATTGGAAATTGCTATGCCGTCTCACCTCGCCGAGTTACGTCGCGGTTTAGTCGAGTTCGGTCAGTGTCGATCAAAGGGAAGCCTCGGTTTGCTGATTTCAACCTGATGCCGCACAATTGGGGGGCTCACTTTACTCCATGGGTGGCGGCCATGGCTAAGTCGTACCCTTGGCTCGAGAGAGTCTATTTGAAGCGCATGTCTGTGACTGACGACGATCTGGCTCTGCTTGCTGACTCTTTTCCTGGCTTTAAGGAGCTTGTGTTGTTTTGCTGCGAAGGATTTGGCACCAGTGGTATTGCTGTTGTTGCCGCCAGATGCAG GCACCTTCGAGTACTTGATCTGATTGATTCTGATGTAGGAGATGATGAAGTGGATTGGATATCTTGTTTCCCTGAGAAGGAAACTTGTCTTGAATCTCTGATCTTTGAATGTGTAGAGTGGCCTATTAATTTTGAGGCACTGGAGAGGTTAGTGAGTAGATCCCCGTCCTTGAAGAAACTTGGGGTGAATCGTCACGTTTCCATTGCTCAGTTATACCAATTGATGATTCGGGCTCCTCGTTTGACACATCTGGGAACTGGTTCGTTCAATACGTTAGAGGCTGTGATCCATGGCGAGTCCGAGCCTGATTATGCCTCTGTTTTTGCTGCTTGCAATTCCTTAGTTTGTCTCTCTGGATTCAAGGATGTTTTGCCCGATTACCTACCTTGTATCTATCCAGTTTGTGCTAACCTCACCACTCTGAACTTGAGCTATGCAAATATAACTCCTGAACAACTCAAACCAGCTATAAGACACTGCCACAAGCTCCAGACTTTCTGG GCCCTTGATTCAATATGCGACGAAGGACTTCAGGCTGTTGCTTCAACTTGCAAGGAACTGCGAGAACTTAGAGTTTTCCCTTTCGATGCCCGAGAAGATGTCGAAGGCCCCATTTCTGAAGTGGGCTTCCAGGCAATATCTGAAGGTTGCAGGAAATTGCAATATATTCTCTACTTTTGCCAGAGAATGACCAATGCAGCCGTAGTAGCTATGTCACAGAACTGCCAAGATCTTGTGGTCTTTAGACTGTGTATTATGGGACGACACCAGCCAGACCATAAAACTGGAGATCCCATGGATGAAGGATTTGGTGCCATTGTTATAAACTGTAAAAAGCTAACTAGGCTTGCAATATCTGGATTGTTGACGGATCGTGCTTTCAGCTATATCGGGAAGTACGGGAAGCTCGTACGTACCCTGTCAGTTGCTTTTGCTGGAAACAGTGATTTGGGATTGAAGTATGTGCTAGAGGGCTGTCATAGATTGCAAAAACTTGAGATTAGAGATAGCCCTTTTGGGGATATAGCTTTACATTCTGGTTTACATCATTACTACAATATGAGATTCCTCTGGATGTCAGACTGTAAACTATCTCGTGGGGGCTGCCAAGAGGTTGCCAAAGCAATGCCTCACTTGGTGGTTGAAGCGATGAGAAATGAAATCGAGGAAGTGGATTATCTACCTCAGGTGGAGGATTTGGACAACCATGTACGCTTGTTATACATGTATCGATCTCTTGAAGGGCCAAGGGATGATGCTCCAGAATTTGTAGACATCCTATAG